From the genome of Callithrix jacchus isolate 240 chromosome 7, calJac240_pri, whole genome shotgun sequence, one region includes:
- the RSC1A1 gene encoding regulatory solute carrier protein family 1 member 1, with amino-acid sequence MQSVRSHDACSVFVLQLEWAPRPEKSGKESTSLGMSSSLPTSDGFSHPAHSSGQSPEIGNPTSLARSVSASVCPIKPSDPDSIEPKAVKALKASAKFQINSKKKEHLSLQDLSDHASSADHAPTDQSPAMPLQNSSEETTVAGNLEKFVERSTQGLKFHLRTRQEASLSVTTTRMHEPQMFLGEKDWHPENQNLSQVSGLQQHEEPGNEQYEVAQQNTLRDREYLRNRGDHELPEERQQNQHKIVDLKAMMKGNGLPQNVDPPSTKKSIPPSGCSGCSNSETLMEIDVAEQSLVTVLNSTGRQNASVKNIGALDLTLDNPLMEVETSKCNPSSEILNDSISTQDLQPAETNVEISGTNKDYGHYSSSPSLCGGCQPSMESAEESCSSVTAALKELHELLVVSSKPASEYTSEEVICQSETVAEGQTSIKDLSERWTQYEQLTQKEQCPQVSFHQAMSVSVKTEKLTSTSSVTGTEAVENGDDLSTDKEGVPKSRESINENNSVTITSAKTSNQLHGTLGVEISPKLLSGEEHALNQTSEQTKSLSSNFILVKDLGQAIQNSITDRPETRENVCPEASRPFPEYEPPTSHPSSSPSILPPFIFPAADIDRILQAGFTLQEALGALHRVGGNADLALLVLLAKNIVVPT; translated from the coding sequence AGAAAAGCGGTAAAGAATCTACCTCACTGGGAATGTCGTCATCATTACCAACTTCAGATGGGTTTAGCCATCCAGCCCATTCTTCAGGACAGAGTCCTGAGATTGGTAATCCTACGAGTCTTGCTCGCTCTGTCTCTGCTTCAGTCTGCCCTATCAAGCCCAGTGACCCAGATAGCATTGAACCTAAAGCTGTGAAAGCTTTGAAGGCTTCAGCTAAATTCCAGATaaactctaaaaagaaagaacatcttTCTTTACAAGATCTTTCTGATCATGCTTCTTCAGCAGACCATGCTCCAACAGACCAGAGTCCAGCTATGCCTTTGCAGAATTCATCTGAAGAAACAACTGTTGCAGGTAATCTGGAGAAATTTGTTGAAAGAAGCACCCAGGGCCTCAAATTTCATCTCCGTACAAGACAGGAAGCTAGTTTATCTGTCACAACTACTAGGATGCATGAACCACAGATGTTTCTAGGTGAAAAGGATTGGCATCCAGAAAATCAGAACCTGAGTCAAGTGAGTGGCCTTCAGCAGCATGAAGAACCAGGGAATGAACAGTATGAGGTTGCACAACAAAACACTTTACGTGACCGAGAATATCTTCGTAACAGAGGGGACCATGAACTTCCTGAAGAAAGGCAACAGAATCAACACAAAATTGTTGATTTGAAAGCTATGATGAAAGGAAATGGGCTCCCACAGAATGTGGATCCTCCAAGTACGAAGAAAAGTATTCCACCTTCAGGATGCAGTGGCTGCTCAAATTCAGAAACACTTATGGAAATAGATGTAGCTGAACAGTCCCTAGTTACTGTGCTTAATTCAACAGGCAGGCAGAATGCCAGTGTCAAGAACATTGGTGCGTTGGATCTCACTTTAGATAATCCCTTGATGGAAGTAGAAACATCCAAATGTAACCCTTCATCCGAAATTTTGAATGATTCCATTTCCACTCAGGATTTACAGCCCGCAGAAACTAATGTTGAAATATCCGGAACAAATAAAGACTATGGCCATTACTCCTCCTCTCCAAGTCTCTGTGGCGGTTGTCAGCCCTCTATGGAGTCAGCAGAAGAATCTTGTTCATCTGTAACAGCAGCTTTGAAAGAACTTCATGAACTTTTGGTCGTTAGCAGTAAACCAGCTTCAGAATATACATCTGAAGAAGTAATATGTCAATCAGAAACTGTAGCTGAGGGCCAAACCAGTATCAAAGACCTTTCTGAAAGATGGACCCAATATGAACAGCTTACCCAGAAGGAACAATGTCCACAAGTCTCCTTTCATCAGGCCATGTCTGTATCAgtgaagacagaaaaattaacaaGTACTTCATCTGTCACTGGAACAGAAGCTGTAGAAAATGGTGATGACCTATCAACTGATAAGGAGGGTGTCCCCAAATCTAGGGAATCCATAAACGAGAACAATTCTGTCACTATAACCTCAGCTAAAACATCTAATCAGTTACATGGCACCTTAGGTGTAGAAATTTCACCCAAACTTTTATCAGGTGAGGAGCATGCACTCAATCAGACTTCTGAGCAAACTAAGTCTTTGTCTTCCAATTTCATATTGGTTAAAGACTTAGGTCAGGCCATACAGAATTCAATAACAGACAGGCCTGAAACCAGAGAAAATGTCTGTCCTGAAGCTTCAAGGCCGTTTCCTGAATATGAACCACCTACCAGCCATCCGTCATCAAGTCCTTCCATTCTTCCACCGTTCATTTTTCCTGCTGCAGATATTGACCGGATTCTCCAAGCTGGCTTTACTTTACAGGAAGCTCTTGGGGCTTTGCATCGAGTTGGTGGAAATGCAGACCTTGCACTTCTTGTTTTGCTAGCAAAAAACATTGTAGTTCCTACATGA